Proteins encoded by one window of Salmonirosea aquatica:
- a CDS encoding glycosyltransferase family 2 protein yields the protein MKQSVPTPAARFPEVTLLITHYNRSSSLARLLATFEELGTHFGEIVVSDDGSRPEHQQRLREIQPQYGFRWLATEKNRGLGNNLNKGQDAVKTAYTLYIQEDFIPNPEFVPALAEALRRMQQDPSLDMARFYAYFKYPYLKPVGDGFSEMQFSIRYPGYKKFYMYSDHPHLRRSTFFQRFGRYREDLRGDMPEYRMMISFLKNKGKAIYFERYRDLLTQSNSSVEPSTIKRNFLRESDNFLVATVRHFYRHIKMNWDYLAGR from the coding sequence ATGAAACAAAGTGTACCCACACCGGCTGCTCGTTTTCCCGAGGTAACGCTCCTGATCACCCATTACAACCGGAGTAGTTCCCTGGCCAGGCTTTTGGCCACTTTTGAGGAGCTGGGCACGCATTTTGGGGAAATCGTAGTGTCGGACGACGGCAGTCGGCCGGAGCACCAGCAGCGGTTGCGGGAAATACAGCCGCAGTATGGGTTCCGGTGGCTTGCCACGGAAAAGAACCGGGGCCTAGGTAATAACCTGAACAAAGGGCAGGACGCCGTGAAGACGGCCTACACGCTGTACATTCAGGAGGATTTTATTCCCAATCCCGAATTTGTGCCGGCTTTGGCCGAGGCGTTGCGCCGGATGCAGCAGGACCCCAGCCTGGACATGGCCCGGTTTTATGCGTATTTTAAGTACCCCTACCTCAAACCGGTCGGGGACGGGTTTTCGGAAATGCAGTTCAGTATCCGGTACCCGGGTTATAAGAAATTTTACATGTACAGCGATCATCCCCACTTGCGTCGTTCGACGTTTTTTCAAAGATTCGGGCGTTATCGCGAGGACCTGAGAGGCGACATGCCGGAGTACCGGATGATGATTTCTTTTTTGAAAAATAAAGGCAAAGCTATTTACTTTGAACGCTACCGGGATTTGCTTACCCAAAGCAACAGTAGCGTCGAACCCAGTACGATCAAGCGGAATTTTTTGCGCGAGAGCGACAATTTCCTGGTGGCCACGGTACGGCATTTCTACCGCCACATCAAGATGAATTGGGATTACCTGGCCGGTCGATGA
- a CDS encoding glycosyltransferase family 2 protein encodes MSLLNVPAWVKAHLYEERRFDALSAREVMVLRQALQRFSEPNPEVSVVIPAWNEADTIHRTLASLAASNTRLRTELIVIDNNSTDATAQVLETLGVRTFLQTVQGTPHARQMGLDRAKGRFHLCADSDTLYPPGWIDRMVKPMREQTGIVGVYGTYSFIPPPGQNRLGLAFYEFMTLLPILYRKRKKEYMNVYGFNMGFVTEIGRQTGGFRVGGNRVYTHVVGSDFANEAEDGRMALNLTSRGKLYWVMHPKARVFTSSRRLMDEGSIGQAFIKRVKRQLGFSPK; translated from the coding sequence ATGAGTCTACTGAATGTTCCGGCCTGGGTCAAGGCGCATCTCTATGAGGAAAGGCGGTTCGATGCCCTGAGTGCCCGCGAAGTGATGGTACTCCGGCAGGCTTTGCAGCGCTTTTCGGAACCCAATCCGGAGGTGAGCGTGGTGATACCGGCCTGGAACGAAGCCGACACGATTCACCGGACCCTGGCGTCGCTGGCGGCTTCGAACACCCGCCTGCGTACCGAACTGATCGTCATCGACAACAACTCGACTGATGCGACTGCGCAGGTACTCGAAACCCTGGGCGTCCGAACGTTTCTGCAAACCGTGCAGGGTACCCCCCACGCCCGGCAGATGGGGCTGGACCGGGCGAAGGGCCGCTTCCATCTGTGCGCCGATTCGGACACGCTATATCCGCCCGGCTGGATCGACCGGATGGTCAAACCCATGCGGGAGCAGACCGGCATCGTCGGCGTGTACGGTACCTATTCGTTCATACCGCCGCCGGGCCAAAACCGCCTGGGACTGGCTTTCTACGAATTCATGACCCTATTGCCGATCCTGTACCGGAAGCGGAAAAAAGAGTATATGAACGTCTATGGCTTCAATATGGGATTTGTGACCGAAATCGGCCGGCAAACCGGCGGCTTCAGGGTAGGGGGTAACCGCGTGTACACCCACGTAGTGGGCAGCGACTTTGCCAATGAGGCTGAAGACGGCCGCATGGCCCTCAATCTGACAAGCCGGGGCAAGCTGTATTGGGTCATGCATCCGAAGGCGCGGGTGTTCACCTCCTCGCGGCGGTTGATGGACGAGGGGAGCATTGGCCAAGCTTTTATAAAGCGGGTGAAGCGACAGTTGGGATTCTCACCAAAATAA
- a CDS encoding glycosyltransferase family 2 protein, translating to MLHTPERRGKIHAIHRAMRRVTADVVVFTDANTSLNPEALKRLARHYQDPTVGAVSGEKRVAIGERADATAGEGMYWKYESTLKKWDSELYSVVGAAGELFSVRRSLYRDVPDDTILDDFILSMQTAERGYRIVYEPEAYARELSSENVAEELKRKIRIAAGGIQSIVRLPGLLNPFRYPVLSFQYIGHRVLRWTVAPFLMLLAFGTNLALALTGPAFPYAWLLAGQVLFYGMALAGLFLETRQLKNKVLFVPYYFCMMNYAVVRGIGRYLSGRQSAAWDKAKRKTVETS from the coding sequence TTGTTGCACACGCCAGAACGCCGCGGCAAGATCCACGCCATCCACCGGGCCATGCGGCGGGTTACGGCGGACGTGGTGGTGTTTACCGACGCCAACACGAGTCTGAACCCGGAAGCGCTCAAACGCCTGGCCCGGCACTACCAGGACCCCACCGTGGGGGCGGTATCGGGCGAAAAGCGGGTAGCCATCGGCGAACGCGCGGACGCAACGGCGGGGGAGGGCATGTATTGGAAGTACGAATCCACCCTGAAAAAATGGGATTCGGAGCTGTATTCGGTGGTCGGGGCGGCGGGCGAACTGTTCAGCGTCCGTCGGTCGCTGTACCGCGACGTACCCGATGATACCATATTGGACGATTTCATCCTGTCCATGCAGACTGCCGAGCGAGGGTACCGGATCGTGTACGAGCCGGAAGCCTACGCCCGGGAGTTGTCGTCGGAGAATGTGGCTGAGGAACTGAAGCGGAAAATACGCATCGCGGCCGGGGGCATTCAGTCGATCGTGCGCTTGCCGGGGCTGCTGAATCCGTTCAGGTACCCTGTACTCTCGTTTCAGTACATCGGCCATCGGGTGCTGCGCTGGACCGTGGCGCCCTTTCTGATGCTGCTGGCCTTTGGCACCAACCTGGCCCTGGCATTGACCGGTCCGGCTTTTCCGTATGCTTGGTTGCTGGCGGGGCAGGTACTGTTCTACGGCATGGCGCTGGCGGGCTTGTTTCTGGAAACCCGGCAACTGAAAAACAAGGTACTGTTCGTACCCTACTATTTTTGCATGATGAATTATGCCGTGGTGCGGGGCATCGGTCGGTACCTGTCCGGTCGGCAAAGCGCAGCCTGGGACAAGGCCAAGCGCAAAACGGTTGAAACTAGTTGA
- a CDS encoding glycosyltransferase family 2 protein, with product MPLVSIITVNFNQPVVTEEFLNSVRTVNGYPDIEVIVVDNGSSHNWTPDWRVRFPDVIFIRSEKNLGFAGGNNLGLRVAQGNYYFLINNDTEFTPRALGKLVAILDQYPEVGMVSPRLHYFEDRNLIQYAGYTPLNYRTGRNRCVGQYEHDRGQYDGQCGPTGYVHGAAMLVRKEAVEKAGPMDPHYFLYFEELDWCERIKKAGYKAYVDLDAVIYHKESVSVGKRSALKEYFMTRNRILFLRKHAPPLSFALFCAYFTLAVVPRNVLRYLRNREYNFIGVFFKAIRWHFTHSSDSPELGYSL from the coding sequence ATGCCCCTGGTTTCGATCATTACCGTCAATTTCAACCAACCCGTCGTGACGGAGGAATTCCTCAATTCGGTGCGGACGGTGAACGGGTATCCGGACATCGAGGTGATCGTGGTGGACAACGGTAGCAGCCACAATTGGACGCCCGACTGGCGCGTCCGCTTTCCGGACGTGATCTTTATCCGGTCGGAGAAAAACCTGGGTTTCGCCGGGGGCAATAACCTGGGCCTGCGGGTCGCGCAGGGCAACTATTACTTTTTGATCAACAACGATACGGAGTTTACACCCAGGGCGCTGGGAAAGCTCGTCGCCATCCTGGATCAGTACCCCGAGGTAGGAATGGTATCGCCGCGGCTGCACTATTTCGAAGACCGGAACCTGATTCAGTACGCGGGCTACACGCCGCTGAATTATAGGACGGGCCGTAACCGTTGCGTGGGGCAGTATGAACACGACCGGGGACAGTACGATGGACAGTGTGGTCCGACGGGCTACGTGCACGGAGCGGCCATGCTGGTGCGGAAAGAGGCTGTCGAAAAGGCCGGCCCGATGGACCCGCACTATTTCCTCTACTTCGAAGAGTTGGACTGGTGCGAACGGATCAAAAAAGCCGGGTATAAGGCCTACGTTGACCTCGACGCGGTGATCTACCATAAGGAATCGGTGTCGGTGGGCAAGCGCTCCGCACTGAAGGAGTACTTCATGACCCGCAACCGCATTCTGTTTCTGCGCAAACACGCCCCACCGCTCAGCTTTGCCCTTTTTTGTGCCTATTTTACCCTGGCGGTGGTACCCCGGAATGTGCTGAGGTACCTCAGGAATAGGGAATATAACTTCATCGGCGTTTTTTTCAAAGCCATCCGCTGGCATTTCACCCATTCCTCCGACAGCCCCGAACTGGGCTATTCCCTCTGA